Proteins encoded within one genomic window of Eurosta solidaginis isolate ZX-2024a chromosome 1, ASM4086904v1, whole genome shotgun sequence:
- the LOC137240805 gene encoding succinate--CoA ligase [ADP/GDP-forming] subunit alpha, mitochondrial-like — protein sequence MGSVLIATTTTTLFTFCFSFIHSISAGVHFSSEYAKTRRNLQLNADSRVIFQGFTGKQGTLHNQHALEYGTKLVGCISLKKGGTTHLGLPLFASVAGAKKATVIYVTPPGAAAAILEALEAEISLIVCITKGNLILTMCA from the exons atggggagtgtccttatcgctacaacaacaacaacattatttactttctgcttttcattcatac ATAGCATCTCTGCCGGGGTCCatttcagctcagaatatgccaaaaccagacgaaacctacaattaaatgcagattcacgtgtcattttccaaggatttaccggtaaacaaggtactttacacaaccaacatgctttggaatacggtaccaaactggttggatgtatttctctaaaaaagggtggaactacgcatcttggtttgccattatttgcttcg gtagccggagcaaaaaaggcaactgttatttatgtcacgccaccgggagctgctgctgctatcctagaagcattagaagcagaaatttctttgattgtttgcatcaccaaag